Within the Sebastes umbrosus isolate fSebUmb1 chromosome 5, fSebUmb1.pri, whole genome shotgun sequence genome, the region CACCTTTGAGTGGAAAGCCTAACAACTACGACAACTGATCTGCCTCCAAATGACAGCAAGAGTGTTTCAGTgtgactgtactgtatgtgtgtgtgtacagtatacatttctatatatattatatatgtatgtttaatatatatttgtaatttttcacagcagacatgttgacgtgtcatagcaggaaataaagcaatataaataaataagaataaaaataagacgtaagaaatatgtaaaaatatgtgcatcaaacacatacaacaCAGGTGGAActaaataacattattattaataataaattactgCAATGTGGcagttaaaaatgttattagTTAACCAGAgaccaaaatgtctgctgtgaaaaaggcctgttgGGAAATTTAAGTTGAAAGTGCCTGTTGTCTCACAGTTATAAAACAATGgacatgtctatgtagagcagtGCTGTAAATTGCTTCTAAAAGACACCAGAAAGTTACATTTTCAATAAGAAAAACTTACAAAACTCAaaaaaatataagaataaactttatttaatgtTATGCAACAATAAATCAGATGACAAAATCCACATCAGATCTTCATACTGCTGACAAAAGCTCATAATCCTGACTGTTGGAAAATCATTAGAATGATCACACAATATATAAATGATTTATAACTCAATCTATGTTATCAcgtatttaaagaggacctattatgcttattttcaggtgcatatttgtattttgggcttctactagaacatgtttacatgctttaatgtacaaaaaaacactttacttttgtCATACCGATGGCCCACtctattgtgattggtcaaccaaactaGCCGCTGGGCAGGTGTTATGCAAATacgttacttggtgacatcaccacgttacggaagaaaaggcgggacttcaagcaaggcgtttcaggcagttcaggagcagtgtttctgtggaggagagtaactccttttggcgtggactttgagcTTTGTAAGTTTGCAGACCtgttacatgcacaaaaaactataacaaaaaaggcagaaaagcataataggtccttttTAAACTGACTGACACATAAGTAAAGGatgatgtacagcgagccggtcattgttgtgaaataaaccctgatgCTAAGCGGATCGAcctgatgttttttctttttcacaacaatgacccgctagctgtacttTATCCTGCTTATCACACacctacttacttaagaaatccctactttgacacaaaaatggtccgccagagtccaacatcagacctgcgtccatagcaacggtctgctataaaaaaaaaacagaccgtagaacaccatgattgaccaatcagaatgcaGTACTCAACAAAACTGTGTAATAATCTCAATTAATAGcttcatttgttgtgttttctctgtaCGATGTCTTCATATAGTCCCTTCCTGAACTTCAGCATCTCCTCCAGGTTCTTACACTGTAAGGCCTCTTGCATTGACATCAGCTTTGTGTCTTTGGGTAAGGTGAATGTAGAGCCAGTCAGGGCGGCCTGCAGCATCTCCAGAGACAGCGAGAACGAGCTTAGCTGATCGgagcaaacaggaaacaaacaagcGTTCCACAAACTACAGCTGGATGAATCACCGGAGAACATCAGGACTTCATTTTTCAGCCCCCAGTGGGACAGACACTCTGCCAGGCTGAAACCAAACAGCTTCAGCTCCTCCATGTGTGCAGGGGACTCCACGCTGCGCTTCAGGTTGTCATTAATCCCAAAGACGACGGTTACAAACCTGATTTGGTGCTTGTAGTTCACACACAGTGAATGCATGAAGACGCCATCAGGCACCGAGAGGCCTGCACTGACCCAGCAGCTGCTGACGATGGAGCCCCCACCGACGGAGGCTCCTGCTCCCAGTCTGGAGTACTCCACCACTGATCCAGCTCCCACAGAGCAACTGGGATCGAGGACGCTGTACATAACGCAGCGTCCTGAGGAGGCGTTTCCATTCATAAATACGCTGAAGGCAGATGACAGGAGGCCCAGCTCACTCCTCAGCGCCACGTCCTCGGTGAGGTGAAAGAGGTACTCTGAAGTGGTTCCAATGTGATAAAACTTGGAGTTGTTCAGGAGGATGACATTCAGGGGAGTCCCTTTCAGAAGATGGAAGATCTTTTGGCGGATTTCCACCAGACTGCTCTCCTCTTTGGTGACATTCGCAGTGTTGCTGGTGTAATCTATAGTCGCTCTGGGGCCCAGTGCTTGGAGAAAGTCCCCGTATGCGTCTACCTCACAGTCCAGAGGACCCAACTCCTTCAGCAGATTCAGAAGAGACTTTGCAGTATCGAAGTCGACATAATAGGTGCTGTCTGTGTAGACAAACTcagtgtcagagagagaaaaacaaccactTCGCCTTTTACAAACAGCTCCACTGTCTCGCATTTGGTCGATGCTCGGCTTGTGCAGAAAACGCAGGCATGAAGTGTTCTCCATTTCAGAGTTAGAGGACTTTTCATTTGAATCCAACACAAACACTCCGTGGGTCGTCCCAATGGACAACGGGGAGGGGTGAGCTAAAGCTGTAAAGCCACGTTTGTCAAACCGAACACTCTCATGCTCCGCAGTACTGTAGAGCTCTATGTCGTCAGCACACGTCACCAGTACGCCAGGCTTCATCTGAGACGGGAAATCTACATACAAGGCCAGTTTGAGCTCCAGCATCTGGTAGAGAGGGTCACCCAGCGGCACAGCGGTGAAGATCTTCCCCAGGGCGCTGGCGCTGGGCAGACGCTGACTCAGCCCTCCTGGAAGGATGAGATGTGGGAAAACGTCACACGCAGTATGTGCATTATCTAAAATGTCTGCGCATTTGCAATCAACCCCCTAAACTTTAGAATAACATGGCGATGGAAAAATAATGAGTTAACTTTTATCGTCTTAATGAAAAGTCAGATTTAGACACTTTCTTTTAAAGCCTTAAAGAATAATTTGGAAGATGTCACACATTTCAACTACTCACATGTTTTGGTATCATCATGTGTTAAAGCAAGTATGttcactgtatttatttacagaatatggcacatttattattgaaagaatgtatttctgtctttttcaattttttgtgattttaaagttaattaaaggtcccatatcgtgcttattttcaggttcatacttgtattttgtgtttctactagaacatgtttgcatgctgcaatgttaaaaaaaaaacgttattttcctcatactgtctgcctgaatatacctgtatttactctctgtctgaaacgctccgttttagtgcatttcaacagaattgcgttgctaggaaacagtttgggtccatgtttacttcctgtcagcttatgttattcacatacactgcaacaagaaataaactggggcacatttagaatgtttacatttaaaactgtgtaatggtctaaatattgtagatttgtgacatcacaaatagacagaaatcctgacggcttgtttcaaacgcacaatttctaaaaacgagttgtgtgtatttctccgtattaTCGAGCACTTCAATacttatacagtatttatagagcactcaaacctgctttataatataaaagatatgaaaatcttactttttacaatatgggacctttaaagtataGCTGCTTATTCTATTAGAatggtgatatactgtatatatgtatatatacagtatgtgtgtgtgtaatgtctttgtttttgaaCAGAAAACAATTGGACTCTGTAaaattttactattttctgacattttgtggaCCAAACCATCAATAGATTATTCAACAATTAGTATTTGGCAGATTAATAGTGAATAGTGAAAACAGTTGCAACCCTCCTAGCATGCTTCGGAGGAAAAGCAGtgaaacaaatattttatttctactttatttaaatgtacttaaacagcaacaacaaaaaaacactgaattgtCAAACCTGCATGTATGAGGATGACTCTCAGCCTGCTCAGAGCCTCCCCATAGATGTCACTGAGCTGCTGCAGAGCAAACAGAGTGGAGCCCCCATTCCCTGGAAAACACAAGCtcatattagtaataataataataataataatgtggtgCTTTGTTGATGCCCCTCAGCAACAACAGTGAAATGAAACAGTGTGACTCACTCACCTATTTTAGACCCAGGCGGATCAGAGAAGACCTGGTAGTGGACTCCGAGGGGAAGCTCTTTCCTCTCCACTTTGTCTCTGATCTGCAGCTCATAAGCTTCTCTCTGGCTCTCATCCACAGCTGTCACCACCACCACATCCCAAAACTCACCGGGCTGCACCTCCAGAGCTGCAGACACAGAAACAGCACACCCACCCACTTCACAttagaataaataataacaatgcaggtatggtttctttttttctttttttttcaatattatatttattgtttttttctatcattttgaaacaacagaacaaacattcacaaacgtccccaataataacattctcggtacaaagaaacttaataaacctaatattaatataaaataatccaGTGCAGATacagaaaaaacatatttacaaaaaaatagatatgtaagtaaaaagaatatacacaagtaaaataaataaaattgaaaacaataaaataaaataaaatctatttatatatacatatatataatgtatacatatatacacacacgcagtatatacacatacacaggcATGTTTTCTAAGCTGAACACAGGAGGAGGAAATGATATAAACTCACCTCTCAGACAGTTAAATCTTCTGAGTTTCTCTCTTGTTGCAGTTTGTAACTTTATCATACACTCCTGACTCATACTGTCGATTAAGTAAGGTCGTTAGTTGTGTATCCAGTATTAATAAACGTGTAGTAGTCTGTAGCAAAGcgttctgtctctctcttccggGTCACGTGGTTAGTTGTTTACACTCTAGGCGGGCGTTGAGTGGAGGACGTGGTGGCTGAGGGCTGAACTGGAGGGATATATGATTGATAGATGGGATTTTAGAAAGATTATGGCCAATAATTCAGTtgatattttagcatttttataGGAAACATATAGGCGATAGGGAATATTATATCAATTTGATTAAAGTGCCCCAAATCATTACAACAGTGCCAAATCATTATAACagtgcactatactcatttttaacagtctcttctgcactatattcaattgtttttaatagtcgtgtatcacagctgttaccctgcactatattcagttttaacagatttcttcatctccttgtatttttatatctggtatatttttttgtactttgcactactaacttttttactgcctttttactaacatgttttgcactatggaactgtgatgctggaaacttgaatttccc harbors:
- the fpgt gene encoding fucose-1-phosphate guanylyltransferase, with protein sequence MSQECMIKLQTATREKLRRFNCLRALEVQPGEFWDVVVVTAVDESQREAYELQIRDKVERKELPLGVHYQVFSDPPGSKIGNGGSTLFALQQLSDIYGEALSRLRVILIHAGGLSQRLPSASALGKIFTAVPLGDPLYQMLELKLALYVDFPSQMKPGVLVTCADDIELYSTAEHESVRFDKRGFTALAHPSPLSIGTTHGVFVLDSNEKSSNSEMENTSCLRFLHKPSIDQMRDSGAVCKRRSGCFSLSDTEFVYTDSTYYVDFDTAKSLLNLLKELGPLDCEVDAYGDFLQALGPRATIDYTSNTANVTKEESSLVEIRQKIFHLLKGTPLNVILLNNSKFYHIGTTSEYLFHLTEDVALRSELGLLSSAFSVFMNGNASSGRCVMYSVLDPSCSVGAGSVVEYSRLGAGASVGGGSIVSSCWVSAGLSVPDGVFMHSLCVNYKHQIRFVTVVFGINDNLKRSVESPAHMEELKLFGFSLAECLSHWGLKNEVLMFSGDSSSCSLWNACLFPVCSDQLSSFSLSLEMLQAALTGSTFTLPKDTKLMSMQEALQCKNLEEMLKFRKGLYEDIVQRKHNK